From the genome of Psychrilyobacter atlanticus DSM 19335, one region includes:
- the folK gene encoding 2-amino-4-hydroxy-6-hydroxymethyldihydropteridine diphosphokinase produces MRWTRVYLSMGSNIGNKYYYLLGGIFAISQLKKTKVTAVSKFYSTDPVGYLDQDEFLNCTIEIKTQLLPYELLRELQRIELKLKRVRKFRWGPRTLDIDIISYGNFKLNNKDLVIPHPRYKERNFVLIPLLDVIRDKSYISSIIDYSDKSVRVQKKEKLLISSCLVGKKTSYKGTANYNYIVAELLKDRFEFIETCPEVEGGLSIPRLPAERNANKVINNEGIDVTDEFEAGAEKALEKALKNNIKLALLKGKSPSCGIDTIYDGTFNHNIIPGNGITADKLLLKGIDIIEVNKDEQ; encoded by the coding sequence ATGAGATGGACTAGAGTTTATCTCAGTATGGGATCTAATATAGGGAATAAATATTACTATCTTCTAGGAGGTATTTTTGCCATATCTCAACTAAAAAAAACTAAAGTCACTGCTGTTTCAAAATTTTATTCAACAGATCCAGTAGGATACTTAGATCAGGATGAATTTTTAAATTGTACAATTGAGATAAAAACCCAGCTGCTCCCCTATGAACTTCTAAGAGAACTTCAAAGGATAGAGTTAAAGTTAAAGAGGGTACGAAAATTCAGATGGGGTCCTAGAACTTTAGATATAGATATTATATCCTATGGAAATTTTAAGCTGAATAATAAGGATTTAGTTATACCTCACCCTAGATATAAGGAGAGAAATTTTGTTCTGATCCCTCTTTTAGACGTTATTAGAGATAAAAGCTATATCAGTTCTATCATAGATTATAGCGATAAAAGTGTAAGGGTTCAGAAAAAAGAAAAGCTCCTAATCAGCAGTTGTCTTGTTGGGAAAAAAACTTCATATAAAGGCACCGCTAATTATAATTATATCGTAGCTGAACTTCTAAAGGATAGATTTGAATTTATAGAAACTTGTCCTGAAGTAGAGGGAGGACTTAGTATCCCCCGTCTGCCAGCTGAAAGAAACGCTAATAAGGTAATCAATAATGAGGGTATAGATGTCACCGATGAATTTGAGGCAGGGGCAGAAAAAGCTCTGGAAAAAGCCTTAAAAAATAATATAAAACTTGCACTATTAAAAGGAAAAAGTCCATCTTGTGGAATAGATACTATATATGATGGCACTTTCAATCATAATATCATTCCTGGAAATGGAATAACAGCAGATAAACTCCTGCTGAAAGGAATAGACATAATCGAGGTGAACAAGGATGAACAATAA
- the folB gene encoding dihydroneopterin aldolase: MDKIIVKNIKAYGYHGALTEENILGQNFYADVTLYKPLQRAGLTDDLNKSISYVDVYYDVEDIIKNKKFKLIEALAEMIAHTLLVKYSIEKVEVEIRKPGAPINGSFDYVGVAITREAKDYEMD; the protein is encoded by the coding sequence ATGGATAAAATTATCGTAAAAAATATAAAAGCATACGGATATCACGGTGCTTTAACTGAAGAAAATATACTGGGACAAAACTTTTATGCCGATGTAACCCTATATAAACCATTACAAAGGGCAGGTCTTACAGATGACCTCAATAAAAGTATCAGCTATGTAGATGTATATTATGATGTTGAAGATATCATAAAGAATAAAAAATTTAAATTGATAGAAGCTTTGGCTGAGATGATTGCTCATACTTTATTGGTAAAATACAGTATAGAAAAGGTAGAAGTAGAGATTAGAAAACCCGGTGCTCCTATAAATGGAAGTTTTGACTATGTAGGAGTAGCAATAACTAGAGAGGCTAAAGATTATGAGATGGACTAG